AGAAAGGAGCCGGTAAGAATTGTTGGTATCCCCGGCGCAACGCTTAAATTTTTTTCCTCAGGGCTGTTAATCCCCTGTCCGATAAATATGTCTGCAGGAACGCGGAGATAAATCACCGGATTTAATCTCCTTTCACCCTCACCCAGCTCCCACGAGCCCGCCTCCTGGTCGGCAAAGTAAAGGATGTGCAATGTGTCGTCAACAACCTCGGCAAGATAGGGAAACCGTTTGCTCGCCTCATCCGGCTGGGTGAGCCTTAAGGGCTCGGTCCAGGTTCTGCCGTTATCAAATGAAGCAGCAGCCCAGATGTCAGCACGGGCGATATTGGTTCTGGGGTCAATGTTTTGCGGGTCAAACTGCTCCCAGACACAATAAAGCCGGTTGAAATCGGAGTGAAACCTTCTGCGGTCAATTCCGATTGATGGACGGCAGAGCGCAGCGGTGTAAAAACCGAGTTTGCTGGTGTCGGCAAAGGTGCATTCGGTGATAAAACTCCAGTTAGGCTCCTGATACTGGCAGTAGTGCCAGAGCTGAACCCTGCCTCGGTTTTCACCGTCATAAAGGTCGCAGACCAGATGGGGCTGGACCGAGTCGTAGGTTAGACAGCCGCCAAAAAGGGAGCGGTTGCAGTCTGATGGCACAGAGTCAGAAAGGCTCCTTGTCCCGTACCAGGTGCCACCACCATCAGGTGTCTCGCGCAGATAAATCTTTTTTGTCCGATATTCGGTCCAGACAAAGCCCAGCCTGCTGGAGATTTTTGAGGCGAAGATGTTGTGCAGGGCAAAAGGCCCAATCGGTCCGAGGTTGCGCCTTGACCACTGGGTGTAATAGTAAAGGCTTTCGTTCCTAATCGCGGCAAACTTGGGATAGCCAAACCTGGCAGCGGCAACAAGGTTGAACTGAAGATTGGGACCAATTGTGGTCTCCTCAAACCTGCCCGCGCCACAGGCAGAGTCAATAAAAAGGGTGATGAGCCTTCTGCCTTTGAAGAGATAGTCCGTGGCGATTAAAGCCCTGCCATTGGTGATGTCATAGTCAAGGCAGCCAAGGTTGCGCTGATAAGGGTTGACAGTTACCCCTTCATCCCAGCGCCAGTTGCCATTCTTTGGTCTAAAGTTATACCGGATTTCGCCATAACCGGTCTTGTAGATGGCATGAAACCCGCGTGCGGTGTCATAGGCAAGATAGCGCACAGCCGGACCCAAAAACTGCCGGTCCCGGTCGGTCCAGCCGATGGTGTCGCACGGAAACTGGGCAGAGGAAAAAGAAATCCACAAAAGGAGAAAAATAGCCAACCACCGCCGGCTTAACATCAAAATTAATATAGCCCGGATTGTTCAAAAATCAAGGTTTTATATCTCCCAACCTGCCCTGTTTAGCCGCGGAAAGAGTACTGTTATATTTTCAGGGTATAATTTTCTAAGTATTTGATTTTTCAAGCGATAAAGAAAACAGGTAGGTCCTCCCCACCCTCCCCTCTATCCTCTCCAGTATGATAATGTTTTCGTGGTTAACATTAAACCCCAAGTTCAGTTTTACATTGAATTTGATTTTAATAACAAGGGAAGGGGTAATCGCAGAAACAGAGCCAAAATCTTTCCAGACAAATGATTGAAAATGAATCGGAAAAGGGGAAATCTTGGCGATTTTAGCAAACCGCTCAACTTTGAGGCAAAGGTTGGGTTTAATTTAAAAGCCTGAATTTGACCCGATGGTTATGGTTGTTATGATTGGGGGATGTGGGAAAAACAAATATTTGAAAAAATCTGTCAGGAGATTGAAAGGCTTGAGCCGGAGATGATTGAAATGCAGCGCCGCCTGACCGCGCTCCCTGCAATCAGCCCGAGGTCAGGTGGTGAGGGTGAAAAGGCAAGGGTTGATTATCTCAAACCCTTACTTGACTCCTGGGGTCTTGAGGTTCTGGAGCTGCGCGCACCTGACCCTTCGGCTCCGTGCGGCTATCGACCAAGCATTATCGCCAAACTTGCCGGTAAAAGGGCAAGACCAACTATCTGGGTTATGACCCATCTTGATGTTGTGCCTTCAGGACCAAAGGAGTTGTGGCTTTCTGACCCGTTTGCTGCCCGAGTTGAGAATGGCAAAATCTTTGGTCGCGGGGTTGAGGACAATCAGCAGGAGATGGTGGCAAGCATCTTTGCCTTAAAGGCGCTTTTAAATCTTGGTCTGAAACCACAACTGACGGTTGGGCTGATGCTGGTTGCGGATGAGGAGACCGGCTCTGAGTTCGGGGTTGACTGGCTCTTAAACAATCACAAATTCTGCGCCCCTGACGATTTGGTTGTTGTCCCGGATGCCGGTAATGAGGAAGGCACCCTTCTTGAGATTGCCGAGAAGTCCATCTTGTGGCTCAAGTTTACAACCTATGGTCAGCAGGCGCACGGCTCAACACCCCATCATGGCAACAACGCCCATCGGGCAGGTGCCAACCTCCTTTTACGGCTGGATAAGGTTTTGCACCACACCTTTGCTGCCAAGGATGAGCTCTTCACACCCCCCTACTCAACGATTGAACCGACCAAAAAGGAGGCAAATGTCCCCAACATCAACACCATTCCGGGAGAGGATGTCTTCTATTTTGATATGCGGATTTTACCTCAATACCAACTTGAAGAGGTCTTAAATAAGGTAGAGGAGGTGAAGGCAGAGATTGAGGCGGAGTTCAAGGTGAAAATCAAGGTAGAGGTTGAGCAAAAGGCGCAGGCAGCACCGCAGACATCTCCGGATGCGCCGGTGGTAAAGATGCTTGCGCACGCGGTACGAGCGGTTTACAACAAAGAGCCGTTTCCCAAAGGGATTGGCGGTGGCACGGTTGCTGCCTTTTTCCGGAGGCTGGGGATTCCGGCGGTTGTCTGGGGCAAAAACTGCGGTCAGGCACATAAGCCCAACGAGTTCTGCCTGATTGCCAATATGGTGGGCAATGCCAAGGTTTATGCCCATCTCTTTGGGCAAAAGGTTGAGGATGTTCAAGGTTGACTTATGCCTTGTAATGGTTAAATTGAGTTATGGAGCTTCGCTCACCTGAGGAGTTAAGACAGTTTGTTGACCTTGACCGGGCCGAGGTTGTTGACCAGAGGGCACGTGGGGGTGAGGTGATTTTAATCCCGCTCCTAAACCCTCTTGCACCTCTGCCCGCACTCAGCGCCATTGCCGACAACCTCTCCTGGTTTATGGAACAGGTTACCGGCAGGGGCTATCAGAAGGCGGAAGAGGTTTACGATATCGGGTTTGTGGTGCGGGAGCCCGGACATCACGCCTACGGTCTCAAGGTCAATGCCGATGGTCCAATGGTGGTGATTTCCCGGGTTTCGGTCTTAGAGGATGAGACCGTTTTCCAGCGCTATGTGAACTACCTTCATACCGGCATCTTCCTCTGATTGCGTTCAAGGGCAAGAATCAGCATCTCCAAGAAAAAGCAAAAGGCGGCAAGGTAAAAAAGCCACTGGGCGAGTTCGGTGATGGCTGCGCCTGAGCCGGTGCGAACCTTTATCCCTTTTTTACTAACCTGGCTTAAGGGTACTGGTGTCAAATCCCCCTCTTCAGGCAAAGGGTTAACCACGATTGTCAGGGTATCGCTATTAATCACCCTATAGATACCCGGAACCTTTGTCTCGGTAATAAGGAGATAAGGACGGGGTAGAGCCGGTTCAGGGGTTAAGCTCCTTTCATAAACCGGCGTTGAGAGCAGATGGGGTCGAGAACTGGCAACATCAAGCCGGATGGTCTCACCCGCAGTAAATTCAGATTTCAATGCGAGGCTGGTGAGATGGGCAAGGGTGCGATGGAGTAGCGGGGCAAAGGCTGCCTTGTACACCAAATCGGTTGCCTCAGGAACAGGCGCAAACGACCAGATGATAACAGGCTTCTCTAAAAGCTCCAGGATTAGCGGGTCACCGCTGCTCAATTGGACAAGGGTATGCGCGCCTGCAAAGCGAGAGTAGCGAAAGACCCTAATCTGAGCAAGGTCGGTTTTGCGAAATATGTCAAGGACAGGATGGCTGGTGTCAATCTCACTGACAGCGACAAACCCGGCAGGCTGGGCTTGCCCGATGAGTTTGAGATACCTGCCCAACCCTGAATTCTCCGGCAGGGTTGGAGCCGCGCAGACCAAGGCAGAACCGCCGGAATGAAGATAAAACTCAAGCCGGTCAAAATCAGCATCCTGAAGCGCTCCGGCATCGGTGATGATGATAACCGGATACTTGCGCAGCTCAGTTTTCCGCAACTGGGTGATGTCCAAAAGGAATGGTTGAAAAAGAGTGGTATCGGCCAAGAGCGCAAGATAGATGTATTCTCCTGGCACTGCCGCAGAGGCAAAAATCGGCACCGGGGTCTGCTTCGGAATGGTAAAGGCAAAGTAACGGATGTTGTCAATGGTTAAGGAATCAAAGACAAGTTCAACCGTGCCGGTATAGGTGCCCGGCTTTTCCAAACGATAGCTGAAGTTTATTTTTGTCTTTGTCTTGGGCTTGAGGTCAACAGCCTGCTCCTCAAGGTGGTTCCCAATTTTCAGCTGGACAATGCGACTAATTGCTGAAT
The DNA window shown above is from candidate division WOR-3 bacterium and carries:
- a CDS encoding T9SS type A sorting domain-containing protein, with product MLSRRWLAIFLLLWISFSSAQFPCDTIGWTDRDRQFLGPAVRYLAYDTARGFHAIYKTGYGEIRYNFRPKNGNWRWDEGVTVNPYQRNLGCLDYDITNGRALIATDYLFKGRRLITLFIDSACGAGRFEETTIGPNLQFNLVAAARFGYPKFAAIRNESLYYYTQWSRRNLGPIGPFALHNIFASKISSRLGFVWTEYRTKKIYLRETPDGGGTWYGTRSLSDSVPSDCNRSLFGGCLTYDSVQPHLVCDLYDGENRGRVQLWHYCQYQEPNWSFITECTFADTSKLGFYTAALCRPSIGIDRRRFHSDFNRLYCVWEQFDPQNIDPRTNIARADIWAAASFDNGRTWTEPLRLTQPDEASKRFPYLAEVVDDTLHILYFADQEAGSWELGEGERRLNPVIYLRVPADIFIGQGINSPEEKNLSVAPGIPTILTGSFLNSLTGNFSLYDKSGRRVNLKNFERLPAGVYFLQIPTTSGQRVKPIVKPK
- a CDS encoding M20 family metallo-hydrolase, with the protein product MWEKQIFEKICQEIERLEPEMIEMQRRLTALPAISPRSGGEGEKARVDYLKPLLDSWGLEVLELRAPDPSAPCGYRPSIIAKLAGKRARPTIWVMTHLDVVPSGPKELWLSDPFAARVENGKIFGRGVEDNQQEMVASIFALKALLNLGLKPQLTVGLMLVADEETGSEFGVDWLLNNHKFCAPDDLVVVPDAGNEEGTLLEIAEKSILWLKFTTYGQQAHGSTPHHGNNAHRAGANLLLRLDKVLHHTFAAKDELFTPPYSTIEPTKKEANVPNINTIPGEDVFYFDMRILPQYQLEEVLNKVEEVKAEIEAEFKVKIKVEVEQKAQAAPQTSPDAPVVKMLAHAVRAVYNKEPFPKGIGGGTVAAFFRRLGIPAVVWGKNCGQAHKPNEFCLIANMVGNAKVYAHLFGQKVEDVQG
- a CDS encoding BatA domain-containing protein, which encodes MRFFSPQFFWLLPLAAIPFIIHLLSRLRLRRKDFPSLLLLQTVRRERFSWLRLKEIILLVLRTLTLLLLLFALTRPYLPVRSPGFLRTERLLLILDDSYSMGYGDRWHQALAACRQISNSTSRPYLLLASQPETLFAGQTAVHNILDAIKPSTLAPLLYPALNRAAAFVNSSPMPVVLITDLQERTFPDSLPASLIEFLEVINVGGVRFENAGIARVYLEDNTIKAEIANYSNSAISRIVQLKIGNHLEEQAVDLKPKTKTKINFSYRLEKPGTYTGTVELVFDSLTIDNIRYFAFTIPKQTPVPIFASAAVPGEYIYLALLADTTLFQPFLLDITQLRKTELRKYPVIIITDAGALQDADFDRLEFYLHSGGSALVCAAPTLPENSGLGRYLKLIGQAQPAGFVAVSEIDTSHPVLDIFRKTDLAQIRVFRYSRFAGAHTLVQLSSGDPLILELLEKPVIIWSFAPVPEATDLVYKAAFAPLLHRTLAHLTSLALKSEFTAGETIRLDVASSRPHLLSTPVYERSLTPEPALPRPYLLITETKVPGIYRVINSDTLTIVVNPLPEEGDLTPVPLSQVSKKGIKVRTGSGAAITELAQWLFYLAAFCFFLEMLILALERNQRKMPV